In Thermococcus camini, a genomic segment contains:
- a CDS encoding THUMP domain-containing protein, whose amino-acid sequence MTILLVTTPQGREGDGILELEWALGEVRVRGTDWKGVLLAETPLSKDEALERLRDFETQAIQRVVPLDIIVPAKREEIEGAVFQLAGKIDGTFAVRAKVRGNKKLSQRELEIGLGSLIVERFGLKVNLSDPDYTLVVEVFGKKAGIGLVRRGEFLRFEVVE is encoded by the coding sequence ATGACGATTCTTCTCGTTACGACCCCACAGGGACGCGAGGGTGATGGGATACTTGAACTGGAATGGGCGCTGGGAGAGGTCCGGGTCCGGGGAACGGACTGGAAGGGGGTCCTCCTAGCTGAGACGCCTCTGTCGAAGGACGAAGCTCTAGAACGGCTGAGAGACTTTGAGACCCAGGCTATACAGAGGGTTGTTCCCCTCGACATCATCGTTCCAGCAAAGAGGGAGGAGATTGAAGGGGCCGTCTTCCAGCTGGCGGGGAAAATAGACGGAACCTTCGCCGTTCGGGCAAAGGTCAGGGGAAACAAAAAGCTTTCCCAGAGGGAGCTTGAGATCGGCCTTGGCTCCCTGATAGTCGAGCGCTTCGGCCTGAAAGTCAACCTGAGCGACCCTGACTACACCCTCGTGGTTGAGGTCTTTGGAAAGAAAGCCGGGATCGGGCTTGTGCGGAGGGGTGAGTTCCTCCGCTTTGAGGTGGTCGAGTGA
- the eno gene encoding phosphopyruvate hydratase, which produces MENPFEITGVVAREILDSRGNPTVEVEVYTPISMGRAAVPSGASTGTHEALELRDGGKRYHGKGVRRAVENVNKIIAPEIIGMDVTWQRDIDSLMLELDGTENKSNLGANAILGVSLAVAKAAANALGLPLYQYIGGTNAYVMPVPMSNVINGGVHAGNELDFQEFMIMPVGASSFREGIMWVSETYHVLKKVIAEKYGKNAVNVGDEGGFAPPMKEATEPLEVLIKAIEEAGYKPGDEIAFALDAASSEFFHPDKGRYVVGGKEYDRGELLELYRELVSTYPIVSIEDPFHEEDWEGFAMITRELGGRIQIVGDDLFVTNPKRIRKGIEMGAANALLLKVNQIGTLSEAIDAAYTAFRAGYGVVVSHRSGETEDSTIADLAVALNAGQIKTGAPARSDRNAKYNQLIRIEEELEGIALYPGRKFRNPFL; this is translated from the coding sequence ATGGAGAACCCCTTTGAGATAACCGGAGTCGTCGCCAGGGAGATACTCGACAGCAGGGGAAACCCGACGGTTGAGGTCGAAGTCTACACCCCGATAAGCATGGGAAGAGCGGCCGTTCCGAGCGGAGCCTCAACAGGAACGCACGAGGCCCTGGAGCTCCGCGACGGCGGAAAGCGCTACCACGGGAAAGGCGTTAGAAGGGCCGTTGAGAACGTCAACAAGATAATTGCCCCGGAAATCATCGGAATGGACGTCACCTGGCAGAGGGACATAGACAGCCTCATGCTCGAGCTCGACGGAACGGAGAACAAGAGCAACCTTGGAGCCAACGCCATTCTGGGCGTCTCCCTTGCCGTTGCCAAGGCAGCAGCGAACGCCCTCGGACTTCCGCTCTACCAGTACATAGGCGGAACCAACGCCTACGTCATGCCCGTTCCGATGAGCAACGTCATCAACGGCGGCGTTCACGCCGGCAACGAGCTCGACTTCCAGGAGTTCATGATAATGCCCGTTGGGGCCAGCTCCTTCAGGGAAGGCATCATGTGGGTCAGCGAGACCTACCACGTCCTCAAGAAGGTCATAGCGGAGAAGTACGGAAAGAACGCGGTCAACGTCGGTGATGAGGGCGGCTTCGCCCCACCGATGAAGGAAGCCACCGAGCCGCTCGAGGTTCTCATAAAGGCCATCGAGGAAGCCGGTTACAAGCCGGGCGACGAGATAGCCTTCGCCCTTGATGCCGCTTCCAGCGAGTTCTTCCACCCGGACAAGGGCAGGTACGTCGTCGGTGGAAAGGAATACGACCGCGGGGAGCTCCTCGAACTCTACCGCGAGCTCGTCTCAACCTACCCGATAGTCTCCATCGAGGACCCGTTCCACGAGGAGGACTGGGAAGGCTTCGCTATGATAACCAGGGAGCTCGGTGGCAGGATACAGATAGTAGGAGATGACCTCTTCGTCACCAACCCGAAGAGGATAAGGAAGGGCATCGAGATGGGTGCCGCCAACGCTCTGCTCCTCAAGGTGAACCAGATTGGAACGCTGAGCGAGGCTATCGATGCCGCATACACGGCTTTTAGAGCAGGCTACGGCGTCGTCGTCTCCCACCGCTCCGGAGAGACCGAGGATTCAACCATAGCCGACCTTGCAGTGGCCCTCAACGCCGGCCAGATCAAGACCGGTGCTCCGGCGAGAAGCGACAGGAACGCCAAGTACAACCAGCTCATACGCATAGAGGAGGAGCTTGAGGGAATAGCCCTCTACCCCGGCAGGAAGTTCAGGAACCCCTTCCTCTGA
- a CDS encoding CGP-CTERM-anchored Cys-rich protein — MREGVTITLLPVRGGECTSDGDCATGGCSGEVCAPREEASKIVTPCVYRPWYDCLSLTSCGCVDGLCTWKPNPAFEKCLREHGVDPSRVIRAGYFELRVEGVNKSDGEINAALKDFLGAFGVSCNSPLTLVKTAVTRLSPAIDPSEVNASEAIKAELEWLIETGVLWMDESDVEGVLRAAEWGNAGHNSNIGWYETKNGTFSWVPYLGSRDPKLIRCTSQVVREYELPNGTAYVGPTLTKPPSANPTTTSGSTGGEVCGPGIVILLALLGALAGRR, encoded by the coding sequence TTGAGAGAGGGGGTTACGATAACCCTCCTACCGGTTAGGGGTGGCGAATGCACCTCAGATGGGGATTGTGCCACCGGCGGCTGCTCCGGTGAGGTCTGTGCTCCCAGAGAGGAGGCGTCAAAGATAGTCACCCCCTGCGTTTACAGGCCATGGTACGACTGCCTCTCACTGACGAGCTGCGGCTGTGTGGACGGCCTCTGCACCTGGAAGCCGAACCCGGCCTTTGAGAAGTGCCTGAGGGAGCATGGGGTTGATCCATCCAGGGTGATCCGCGCGGGGTACTTTGAGCTCAGGGTTGAGGGGGTGAACAAGTCCGACGGCGAGATAAACGCAGCTCTAAAGGACTTCCTCGGTGCTTTTGGAGTATCTTGCAACTCACCGCTTACGCTGGTCAAGACTGCCGTAACCCGGCTTTCTCCCGCCATAGACCCCTCTGAAGTTAACGCTTCCGAGGCAATAAAGGCCGAGCTCGAGTGGCTGATTGAGACCGGTGTCCTTTGGATGGACGAATCGGACGTTGAGGGCGTTCTCCGGGCTGCGGAGTGGGGAAACGCGGGGCACAACTCCAACATAGGCTGGTACGAGACCAAAAACGGAACCTTCTCGTGGGTTCCCTACCTGGGGAGCAGGGATCCAAAACTCATCAGATGCACCTCCCAGGTAGTGAGGGAGTACGAGCTTCCCAACGGCACGGCCTACGTCGGACCGACACTAACTAAGCCCCCTTCGGCAAATCCTACCACGACGTCCGGTTCAACTGGTGGAGAAGTATGCGGGCCAGGGATAGTGATTCTGCTGGCGCTGCTGGGTGCCCTCGCGGGGAGGAGGTGA
- a CDS encoding ECF transporter S component gives MTELTEMLKPYGPYVLAAVTLLYVAYLFMNRKKFRSASVLALSAVMAAVVGVTTAFITIATPATGGYLNLGDTMVMFSAMVFGPVIGVFAGGVGSALGDIIAGYPGWAPITLVVKGLEGLAVGYIARRSDNVSTLVIAGLVGGIIMVSGYFAFEVYMFGVPAAATEVPGNMLQAVTGVIVGTVLARAIKKRYPEIEDLL, from the coding sequence ATGACCGAGCTGACCGAGATGCTCAAACCGTACGGACCGTACGTCCTCGCCGCGGTCACGCTGCTCTACGTCGCGTACCTCTTTATGAACAGGAAGAAGTTCAGGAGCGCGAGCGTCCTCGCCCTCTCCGCCGTGATGGCCGCGGTGGTGGGCGTCACCACGGCGTTCATAACGATAGCTACCCCCGCGACCGGCGGCTACCTCAACCTCGGCGACACCATGGTCATGTTCTCGGCAATGGTCTTCGGCCCAGTAATCGGCGTCTTCGCCGGCGGCGTTGGTTCGGCCCTGGGCGACATAATAGCCGGCTACCCGGGATGGGCGCCGATAACGCTCGTAGTCAAGGGACTTGAGGGCCTGGCAGTCGGCTACATCGCCAGGAGAAGCGACAACGTTTCAACCCTGGTGATAGCCGGCCTCGTCGGCGGAATAATAATGGTCTCGGGCTACTTCGCCTTCGAGGTTTACATGTTCGGCGTTCCCGCTGCCGCCACGGAGGTCCCGGGGAACATGCTCCAGGCAGTCACGGGCGTTATCGTGGGTACGGTCCTTGCAAGGGCAATAAAGAAGAGATATCCAGAGATAGAGGACCTCCTCTAA
- the trxB gene encoding thioredoxin-disulfide reductase, with translation MFSLGGFSRGGEYENKTWDVLIIGAGPAGFTAAIYAARFGLETLILSKDLGGNMALTDLIENYPGFIKISGSELTNRMHEQAKNLGVDIVFDEVERIDPAECAYYEGPCKFAVKTKNGKEYKAKTIIIAVGAAPRKLHVPGEEELTGRGVSYCATCDGPLFKGKKVIVVGGGNTALQEALYLKSIGVDVTLVHRRDQFRADKILQDRFRESGIPTILNTVVTEIIGENKVEAVKLKNRVTGEETEMPVDGVFIFIGYEPKTDFVKHLGITDEYGYIPVDMHMRTKMKGIFAAGDITNVFKQIAVAVGQGAIAANSAKELIDEWNSKVVE, from the coding sequence ATGTTCAGTCTGGGAGGATTCTCACGCGGAGGAGAGTACGAAAACAAGACCTGGGACGTGCTCATTATTGGAGCGGGACCGGCAGGATTCACCGCGGCGATATACGCGGCGCGCTTCGGCCTTGAAACGCTGATACTCAGCAAGGACCTCGGGGGAAACATGGCACTGACTGACCTTATAGAGAACTACCCGGGGTTCATCAAGATAAGCGGTTCAGAGCTTACCAACAGAATGCACGAGCAGGCCAAGAACCTCGGCGTTGATATAGTCTTCGACGAGGTCGAGCGCATAGACCCTGCGGAGTGCGCCTACTACGAGGGCCCGTGCAAGTTCGCGGTGAAGACCAAGAACGGCAAGGAGTACAAGGCGAAGACCATAATCATAGCCGTCGGTGCCGCGCCGAGAAAGCTCCACGTTCCGGGCGAGGAAGAGCTGACCGGAAGGGGCGTTTCCTACTGCGCGACCTGCGACGGCCCGCTCTTCAAGGGCAAGAAGGTCATAGTCGTTGGTGGAGGCAACACGGCACTTCAGGAGGCACTCTACCTGAAGAGCATAGGAGTAGACGTTACCCTCGTCCACAGGCGCGACCAGTTCAGGGCCGACAAGATACTCCAGGACCGCTTTAGGGAAAGCGGCATTCCGACGATACTCAACACCGTCGTGACCGAGATAATCGGGGAGAACAAGGTCGAGGCGGTCAAGCTGAAGAACCGCGTGACCGGTGAGGAGACCGAGATGCCCGTTGACGGCGTCTTCATCTTCATCGGCTATGAACCTAAAACGGACTTCGTCAAGCACCTCGGAATAACCGACGAGTACGGCTACATCCCGGTGGACATGCATATGCGCACGAAGATGAAGGGAATCTTCGCGGCAGGCGATATAACCAACGTTTTCAAGCAGATTGCAGTGGCAGTAGGTCAGGGAGCGATAGCCGCCAACTCGGCGAAGGAGCTCATCGACGAGTGGAACTCAAAGGTCGTGGAGTGA
- a CDS encoding radical SAM protein, producing MKKLKIYIPGVKFPSISLTGNYCALNCAHCGRHYLEGMRTPTRKNLVDYCLSLEREGYTGCLLSGGMDSRLKVPLDRYADELGEIKRRTSLKLNAHVGFIDESDLEWVKYVDVVSLDFVGDDDVIKRVYKIDRTVKDYLRILDLLTEAGVKVAPHITIGLDFGRVGWEFNAIDMLVEYPIDVLVLDVLIPTKGTEMENVPKPSVEESLKVVKYAREKFGGELSIGCMRPLGRWRLEFDRGAVLAGIDRLTNPPRKVIEWAKSVREVEIIYECCVM from the coding sequence ATGAAAAAGCTCAAAATTTACATTCCGGGCGTTAAGTTTCCCTCTATCTCGCTCACGGGCAACTACTGCGCGCTGAACTGCGCCCACTGCGGAAGGCACTACCTCGAGGGTATGAGAACACCCACCAGAAAGAATCTGGTTGACTATTGCCTCAGTCTGGAGAGGGAGGGCTACACCGGCTGTCTCCTCAGCGGCGGAATGGATTCGAGGCTCAAGGTGCCCCTGGATAGGTACGCTGACGAACTGGGGGAGATAAAGCGAAGAACGAGCCTCAAGCTCAACGCCCACGTCGGGTTCATAGACGAGAGCGATCTGGAGTGGGTCAAATACGTGGATGTCGTTTCTCTCGACTTCGTGGGCGATGACGACGTGATAAAGAGGGTCTACAAAATAGACAGAACCGTGAAGGACTACCTCAGAATCCTCGACCTGCTCACGGAAGCCGGGGTAAAAGTGGCCCCCCATATAACCATAGGCCTTGACTTCGGCAGAGTCGGCTGGGAGTTCAATGCCATAGACATGCTCGTCGAGTACCCCATAGACGTCCTCGTTTTAGATGTTCTCATCCCGACAAAGGGGACGGAGATGGAAAACGTTCCGAAGCCGAGCGTTGAGGAGAGCCTGAAGGTTGTGAAATACGCCAGGGAGAAGTTTGGTGGTGAGCTGAGCATAGGCTGTATGAGGCCCCTGGGACGGTGGAGGCTGGAGTTCGACAGGGGGGCGGTTTTGGCCGGCATCGACAGGCTGACAAACCCTCCCAGAAAAGTCATCGAATGGGCAAAGAGCGTGAGGGAGGTGGAGATAATCTACGAGTGCTGTGTGATGTAG
- a CDS encoding AAA family ATPase: MEAGGLKLYPYQSYEVYGLSRNPFEQLASEGISDVESIHVYQEIDMRLQMIISEVIGNKSSIAMSIVGPLGMGKTQRLKTIAKAIEENRGKAIYVKVDTNDILKLTRDIFYALKPPKSRTNIFLENLSRKLGFIDRLEKMLSSRDEYKSRDIAELLTEQMGRYPYCALLLDELENMGSASEREKIQFFEMLRHFISNMPKGCIVAFACVPEAYDEYTKIFPAFFMRLHYEFKLRPMSIDEAYELVKKRLNRVRIRDTDDPIYPFTEEAIKLIHQLGKGNPRQILRLLHYVLSEAAKHKFDPIDDYVVTTILEEPKSLEEYLTRIPKEYKDLVEAIVYEFNGGPVSYIQIAKVVKRPGIQVYDQLNELIRLGFLVGDPKGNYKVPEYVRKFLEEGQAENEEE, translated from the coding sequence ATGGAAGCCGGTGGCCTTAAGCTTTATCCCTATCAGTCATACGAAGTTTACGGTCTTTCTCGGAACCCCTTTGAACAGCTTGCAAGCGAGGGAATAAGCGACGTCGAGAGCATTCACGTCTACCAGGAGATAGACATGCGCCTCCAGATGATAATCTCCGAGGTGATCGGCAATAAAAGCTCGATAGCCATGAGCATCGTAGGCCCCCTCGGAATGGGCAAGACCCAGAGGCTCAAGACAATAGCCAAGGCCATAGAGGAGAACCGGGGAAAGGCGATATACGTCAAAGTTGACACCAACGACATCCTCAAGCTGACCAGGGATATCTTCTACGCCCTCAAGCCGCCGAAGAGCAGGACGAACATCTTCCTGGAAAACCTCTCAAGGAAGCTCGGGTTCATAGACAGGCTCGAGAAGATGTTGAGCAGCAGGGACGAGTACAAGAGCAGGGACATAGCCGAGCTTCTGACCGAGCAGATGGGCAGGTATCCATACTGCGCCCTTCTCCTGGACGAGCTTGAGAACATGGGGAGCGCGAGCGAGAGGGAGAAGATACAGTTTTTCGAGATGCTCAGGCACTTCATCAGCAACATGCCCAAGGGCTGTATCGTTGCATTCGCCTGCGTTCCCGAGGCTTACGATGAGTACACGAAGATATTCCCGGCGTTCTTCATGCGCCTGCACTACGAGTTCAAGCTCAGACCGATGAGCATAGACGAAGCCTACGAGCTCGTCAAGAAGAGGCTCAACAGGGTGAGGATAAGGGACACTGATGATCCAATCTACCCCTTCACGGAGGAGGCCATAAAACTCATCCACCAGCTCGGAAAGGGCAATCCCAGGCAGATCCTCCGCCTGCTCCACTACGTCCTGAGCGAAGCCGCGAAGCACAAGTTCGACCCGATAGACGACTACGTGGTGACCACCATACTAGAGGAGCCGAAGAGCCTTGAGGAGTACCTCACTAGGATTCCAAAGGAGTACAAGGACTTAGTTGAAGCCATCGTTTACGAGTTCAACGGTGGGCCGGTGAGCTACATCCAGATAGCCAAGGTCGTCAAGAGGCCGGGAATACAGGTCTACGACCAGCTCAACGAGCTCATAAGGCTCGGCTTCCTGGTCGGAGACCCCAAGGGCAACTACAAGGTCCCCGAGTACGTGAGGAAGTTCCTTGAGGAAGGGCAAGCCGAGAACGAGGAAGAGTGA
- a CDS encoding family 4B encapsulin nanocompartment shell protein has product MKEVRDLLNKAIRELRDEGLEPDILLVGPKFIEYAVEQLRECRFKIYKIEELGYDAVVADSSYLGQVKRASRRISVEPLLVENEMWEEIRKLDV; this is encoded by the coding sequence ATGAAGGAGGTACGCGACCTCCTGAACAAGGCCATCCGGGAGCTCCGCGATGAGGGCCTCGAGCCGGACATACTCCTCGTTGGCCCCAAGTTCATAGAGTACGCGGTTGAGCAGCTGCGCGAGTGCAGGTTCAAGATATACAAAATAGAAGAACTGGGCTACGACGCGGTGGTCGCGGACTCCAGCTACCTCGGCCAGGTGAAGCGCGCCTCGAGGAGAATCTCAGTTGAGCCCCTGTTAGTCGAGAACGAGATGTGGGAAGAAATAAGGAAACTGGACGTTTAG
- a CDS encoding SagB/ThcOx family dehydrogenase: MNVKRVSYLVIALVVVSSVLLFVKPHVIWKEGGERISGEVVVLPEPRLTGEMSVEEAIAKRRSIRSYRNEPLTLEQLSQLLWAAQGITDRRKYRSAPSAGATYPFEVYVVVGNVEGLEPGIYRYDPFNHTLVLVRKGDWRRALQKAALDQSWVGRAAVDIVLVAYYSRTTSYYGERGVRYVHMEAGHIGQNIYLQATALNLGTVAVGAFYDDQVAGVVGTEGVPLYIFPVGVPNG, from the coding sequence ATGAACGTCAAGCGAGTTTCGTACCTGGTTATCGCCTTGGTCGTGGTTTCTTCGGTTCTTCTTTTCGTTAAGCCCCACGTTATTTGGAAAGAGGGAGGTGAGAGAATCTCTGGTGAGGTTGTTGTTCTCCCTGAGCCGAGATTGACTGGAGAGATGAGCGTTGAGGAGGCCATAGCAAAGCGGAGAAGCATCCGCTCGTACAGGAACGAACCGTTGACCCTTGAGCAGCTCTCCCAGCTCCTGTGGGCGGCCCAGGGAATAACAGATCGGCGGAAGTACCGCTCGGCCCCCAGTGCCGGGGCAACCTACCCCTTCGAGGTTTACGTGGTGGTCGGAAACGTTGAAGGCCTCGAACCGGGTATCTACCGATACGACCCCTTCAACCACACGCTGGTTCTGGTGAGAAAGGGGGACTGGAGGAGGGCCCTCCAGAAGGCTGCGCTGGACCAGTCGTGGGTCGGGAGGGCCGCGGTAGACATCGTTTTGGTGGCGTACTACTCTAGGACGACCTCATACTACGGAGAACGGGGTGTCAGATACGTCCACATGGAGGCTGGCCACATAGGCCAGAACATCTACCTCCAAGCGACAGCTCTAAACCTCGGAACCGTTGCGGTCGGGGCATTCTACGATGACCAGGTTGCTGGAGTAGTTGGAACCGAGGGTGTTCCACTCTACATCTTTCCGGTGGGTGTTCCGAATGGTTAG
- the deoC gene encoding deoxyribose-phosphate aldolase, translating to MEDHIDVARYIDHTNLKPYATADDIKKLCDEAIEYGFYAVCVNPYRVKLARDYLREKGADVKVASVIGFPLGATPTEVKVFEAMKALEDGADELDMVINIGALKDGDYGYVKNDIAEVVKVAHERGAKVKVIIETCYLTEEEKVKACELAKEAGADFVKTSTGFGTGGATVEDVRLMRRVVGPEMGVKAAGGIRTYEQALAMIEAGATRIGTSSGIKIVEGAPK from the coding sequence ATGGAGGATCACATCGATGTCGCCAGGTACATTGACCATACGAACCTCAAACCCTACGCTACCGCCGATGACATTAAGAAGCTCTGCGATGAGGCGATAGAGTACGGCTTTTACGCCGTCTGCGTCAACCCCTACCGGGTCAAGCTGGCCAGGGACTATCTCCGCGAGAAGGGCGCCGACGTCAAGGTCGCGAGCGTCATAGGCTTCCCGCTCGGGGCAACGCCAACCGAGGTCAAGGTCTTCGAGGCGATGAAAGCGCTTGAGGACGGCGCGGATGAGCTGGACATGGTCATAAACATCGGCGCCCTCAAGGACGGGGACTACGGGTACGTGAAAAACGACATAGCGGAGGTCGTTAAGGTCGCCCACGAGAGGGGCGCTAAGGTCAAGGTCATCATCGAGACGTGCTACCTCACCGAGGAGGAGAAGGTCAAGGCCTGCGAGCTGGCGAAGGAAGCCGGGGCTGACTTCGTTAAGACATCCACCGGCTTTGGAACTGGTGGTGCCACCGTTGAGGACGTAAGGCTCATGAGAAGGGTCGTCGGCCCGGAGATGGGGGTCAAGGCCGCCGGCGGAATAAGGACCTACGAGCAGGCACTGGCGATGATAGAGGCCGGCGCGACGAGGATTGGAACTTCGAGCGGAATAAAGATTGTGGAGGGAGCCCCGAAATGA
- a CDS encoding metal-dependent hydrolase, which yields MPNYDVHVLSGIASYPVIVAAAGLAAAHGAPFALTTMALVLGYAFYVLGSDLPDMDHPNALIHRGTKPIVSVVVGGAVYVNAAGSINVGEPWLNMAVEWGIAVLAAVIAWFAFTWMMPKHRGIVHSFLFAAVYGSLAFVLVEYGLNMTTGEGLYVGFAAFCGYALHLLLDGELSLL from the coding sequence ATGCCCAACTACGATGTTCACGTGCTCAGCGGGATAGCCAGCTATCCGGTCATCGTCGCCGCCGCGGGACTCGCGGCTGCCCATGGCGCTCCCTTCGCCCTCACAACGATGGCCCTGGTGCTGGGCTACGCGTTTTACGTTCTGGGGAGTGATCTGCCGGACATGGACCATCCAAACGCTCTGATACACCGCGGGACGAAGCCGATAGTCAGCGTGGTGGTCGGGGGTGCGGTCTACGTCAACGCCGCGGGGTCGATAAACGTCGGGGAGCCATGGCTCAACATGGCCGTTGAATGGGGCATAGCGGTTCTTGCCGCCGTGATAGCGTGGTTCGCCTTCACGTGGATGATGCCGAAGCACAGGGGAATAGTTCACTCCTTCCTCTTCGCGGCGGTTTATGGGAGCCTGGCGTTCGTTCTGGTCGAGTACGGCCTTAACATGACGACAGGGGAGGGACTCTACGTCGGCTTCGCGGCCTTCTGCGGCTATGCCCTTCACCTGCTCCTCGACGGGGAGCTATCACTGCTGTAG
- a CDS encoding Lrp/AsnC family transcriptional regulator, translating to MANTLDATDLRLLKELKENARENIASLSKKLGIPRTTVHYRIKKLVEDGVIEKFTVKPDYKKLDLGTTAFILARYEPDSGLSQREVAERIAALEGVYEVHIIAGEWDLLIKVRAPSSEAVGRIVVDRLREIKGVGQTVTMVSFVTVKEEL from the coding sequence ATGGCAAACACTCTTGATGCCACCGATTTGAGGCTGTTGAAGGAGCTCAAGGAGAACGCAAGGGAGAACATAGCCTCGCTCAGCAAGAAGCTCGGCATACCCCGAACCACCGTTCACTACCGCATCAAAAAGCTGGTCGAGGATGGCGTCATCGAGAAATTCACCGTCAAGCCTGACTACAAAAAGCTCGACCTCGGGACCACTGCCTTCATCCTCGCCCGCTACGAACCTGACTCCGGCCTGAGCCAGAGGGAAGTGGCTGAGAGGATAGCGGCCCTTGAGGGAGTTTACGAAGTCCACATAATAGCCGGTGAGTGGGACCTCCTCATAAAGGTGCGCGCCCCGAGCTCGGAGGCCGTTGGAAGGATAGTCGTGGATCGGTTAAGGGAGATAAAAGGGGTTGGCCAGACGGTTACGATGGTGTCATTCGTGACCGTCAAGGAGGAGCTTTAG
- a CDS encoding ornithine aminotransferase, producing the protein MVVRPNVKELPGPKGKEIMERNFKYLATTTQDPENLPIVIDHGEGIRVYDIDGNVFYDFASGVGVLNVGHAHPRVVEAIKKQTEKFTHYSLTDFFYENAVVLAEKLVELAPGDFEKKVVYGNSGAEANEAAMKLVKYGTGRKQFLAFYHAFHGRTQAVLSLTASKWVQQDGFFPTMPGVTHIPYPNPYRNLWGIDGYEEPDELTNRILDFIEEYVFKHVPPHEVGAIFFEPIQGEGGYVVPPKGFFKALKKFADEYGILLADDEVQMGIGRTGKFWAIEHFDVAPDLIQFGKAIGGGLPLAGVVHRKEVSFDKPGRHATTFGGNPVAIAAGIEVVEIVKELLPHVQEVGDYLHKYLKELEEKYEVIGDARGLGLAQAVEIVKSKDTKEKYPELRDRIVKESAKRGLVLLGCGDNSIRFIPPLIVTKEEIDVAMEIFEEALKATIG; encoded by the coding sequence ATGGTGGTTAGGCCGAACGTTAAGGAACTCCCGGGCCCCAAGGGCAAGGAGATTATGGAGAGGAACTTCAAATATCTCGCGACCACGACCCAGGACCCCGAGAACCTTCCCATAGTCATCGACCACGGAGAGGGAATAAGGGTTTACGACATTGACGGTAACGTCTTCTACGACTTCGCAAGCGGTGTCGGAGTGCTGAACGTCGGACACGCCCACCCGCGCGTCGTCGAGGCCATAAAGAAGCAGACCGAGAAGTTCACCCACTACTCACTCACTGACTTCTTCTACGAGAACGCGGTTGTACTGGCCGAGAAGCTCGTGGAGCTCGCCCCAGGAGACTTCGAGAAGAAGGTCGTCTACGGCAACAGCGGCGCCGAGGCCAACGAGGCAGCTATGAAGCTCGTCAAGTACGGAACCGGGAGGAAGCAGTTCTTAGCCTTCTATCACGCCTTCCACGGCAGAACCCAGGCAGTCCTCAGCCTCACTGCAAGTAAGTGGGTCCAGCAGGATGGCTTCTTCCCGACGATGCCCGGCGTCACCCACATCCCCTACCCGAACCCCTACAGAAACCTCTGGGGAATCGACGGTTACGAGGAGCCGGACGAGCTCACCAACCGCATACTCGACTTCATTGAGGAGTACGTCTTCAAGCACGTCCCGCCGCACGAGGTAGGTGCTATATTCTTCGAGCCGATACAGGGTGAAGGCGGCTACGTCGTCCCGCCGAAGGGCTTCTTCAAGGCCCTTAAGAAGTTCGCCGACGAGTACGGAATCCTCCTCGCGGACGATGAGGTCCAGATGGGCATAGGAAGAACCGGAAAGTTCTGGGCCATCGAGCACTTCGATGTCGCCCCGGATCTCATACAGTTCGGCAAGGCCATAGGCGGCGGCCTCCCGCTCGCAGGTGTCGTCCACAGAAAGGAGGTAAGCTTCGACAAGCCGGGCAGGCACGCGACCACCTTCGGCGGCAACCCGGTCGCCATAGCGGCAGGAATAGAGGTCGTCGAGATAGTCAAGGAGCTCCTCCCGCACGTCCAGGAGGTCGGAGACTACCTCCACAAGTACCTCAAGGAGCTTGAGGAGAAGTACGAGGTCATCGGAGATGCCAGAGGTCTCGGATTGGCTCAGGCCGTCGAGATAGTCAAGAGCAAGGACACCAAGGAGAAGTACCCCGAGCTGAGGGATAGAATCGTCAAGGAATCTGCAAAGCGCGGACTCGTCCTCCTCGGCTGCGGTGACAACAGCATCCGCTTCATCCCGCCGCTGATCGTCACCAAGGAGGAGATCGACGTCGCCATGGAGATATTCGAGGAGGCCCTCAAGGCTACCATCGGGTGA